In Nocardia terpenica, the genomic window TTGTCGGTGAATTCCCGTGCGCCCACGGCGGGATCGTTGTTGCACGCGGCCATGGAGACGACCACCGGTTGATGCGCGGGCAGCCAGACGTCGTCGACGACGATGGGCTGGCGCGGGTAGCTCACGCAGTAGTTCGCGCCCGGCGGATCGGTGAACAGCACCTCGTCCAGCGCGTCGTGGGTGGGCAGGCTGCCGCCGTGCACGCCGCTCGCGAACCGGTCGTCGGTCAGCAGCAGCCGCAGCGCGTTGGCGATCAGGTTGCGCTGCGGTTCGATACCGGCGCCGTAGAGGGTGACGATCTGGTGGCTCAGCTCCTCGTCGGACAGCCGCGTCGGATGCGCCACCAGCCGCGACACGATGTCCTCGCCGGGCCGGGACCGCTTGAGCCGCACCAGTTCCAGCACCGCCTCGGCGGCCGTCCGATTGCCCTCGTCGGCGTCGACGCCCTCCCAGACGGCGGCCTGGCCCGCCGCGATCCGCCACCCGATCTCCGGCGGGCAGCCCAGCAGCGCGTTGACCGACTCGAACGCCAGCGGAAAGGCGTACTGGCTCACCAGGTCCGCGCCGCCGTCCTCGCAGAATGCGTTGATCAGCGGGACCGCGATGCGTTCCACGACGCCGTGCAGCGCGTGCAGGTCGACGTCGGCGATGCTCTCGACATTGGCCTGCCGGTACCGGATGTGCTCGAGGCCCGCGCTGCGCTGCGCGTTGGGCCGCCACTCCAGCATCGGCAGGACCGGGCTGTCCGCCGGGACGGTCTTCTGCCAGGCGCGCGGGTCGGCGGGAAAATGCTCGGGGTCGTTGAGGATTCGCACCGCGGTGCGGTAGCCGACGACCAGGGTGGCCGGGACGCCCGGGGCCAGTTCGACCGGCGCCAGCGACCCGTACCGCCGCCGCAGCTCGCGGTAGACGCGGTGCGGATCGGCGGCGAACTCCGCGGTGTACATCGGGACGTGTCGGGTCAACGACGCGACTCCGAACGCAGGAACAGGTATTCGACGAGCGTGATCAGGGAGTGGACGCAGCCGGAGCGTCGGCGCGCGTCCAGGGCGCCGAGCGGGGTCTCCGGCTCGAGGTCGAGCGCCTCGCGGATCTCCTCCAGCGGATAGCGCGTGGCGCCCTCGAATTCGTTGACCGCCACCGCATACGGCACGCCGCGCTCCTCCAGCACGGCCAGCACCTCGTCGGCGCGGTCGATGCGGCGGGTGTCGACGAGCACCAGCGCGCCCAGCGCCCCGCGGGCCAGCTCCTCCCACAGCGGCACGAACCGCTGCTGCCCGGGGGTGCCGAACAGATACAGCGCCAGTTGCGGATTCAGCGTGATGCGGCCGAAATCCATGGCCACGGTGGTGGTCGTCTTGCCGGGCAGCCCGGCCATGTCGTCGACGCCCACGCTGGCCTCGGTGATGGTCTCCTCGGTGCGCAGCGGCCGGATCTCCGACACGCTGTTCACGAAGGTGGTCTTGCCGACCCCGAAATTGCCCGCCACCAACAGCTTCACCGACCGGGTGACGGTGTCGGGCACGTAGTCGACGGTGCGTTGTTCGGGCAGGGCGGTCGGGCGCTCAGACGGCGAGAGCGCGGAGCCCATTGAGTACCTCCTCCAGCAGGGCGACCTCCGGCAGGGCTTCGGCCGGGGCCGGGTTCACGAGGTGACCGCTGTCGAGGAGATCGGAGGCGACGATCTTCACCACCGACGGCGGCAGGTCGAGATAGGCGGCGACCTCGGCGATCGATAGCGCGCCGCGGCGGCTGCACACGCCCATGACCCGGCGCGCGTCCGGGCTCATCCCGGGCGCCGGATCCAGTGCCGCCACAACGAGAGTCACCAGATCCAGCTCCCGGGTCGCGCGCATGCGCCCGCCGGTGCGTACGTACGCCCGGACCAGGTCGGGATCACGACGGTGCCGCATGGCCGCGGTTACCGGTGGCGCGGCAGGCTGCCGAGCTCGCGGCCGACGCGGGCGGCGAGCTCGTTCATCCGGTGGGCGACCAGGCTGACATCGACATCGGTGGTGGTGGAGACGCCGATGAGCGCGCCCTCGCCCGCCGTGGTGATGAAGATCATCCCATCGTCGTACTCGGTCATGTTCTGCCGCACCGAATTCGCCGCACCGCAGAACTCGCCGAGGGCCTTGCCCAGCGAGCGCAGGCCCGACGCGGCCGCCGCGAACCGCTCGGCGTCGTCGAGGCCGATCGCACCGGAGTGCGCGATGCGCAGGCCGTCCTCGGACAACAGGACCGCGAACCGGACACCGGGAACCGTGAGGTCCTCGAGCATCCAGGCCAGCTTGTTGGAGCCGTCGGCCACGGTCGTACCGGGTGTGCTCATCAGGATGTCATCCCTTCGGTCGTTTCGTATGCCGCGGCGCGACCGCTCTGCGAACCGGTGTGCCAGGCGGCGGCGATATCGGGGCGGGGGAGTGCGGTATCGGTGCGAGGGAACGCCGGGTCGTCGGCCGCCGGGGGAGCGGTGGCGATCCGGGTGAGTCGAGCATCCGCCGACGCGATCTCGGCGCGCGACAGCGGGGTATCGGTGCGCGGCCCGCGCGACAGCGTGGACACCGCGACGGTCCGGCGGCGGCGCCGGGGTAAGCCACCGGGGGTGATCTCGTGCACGGTCGAGGTCTCCTCCGCGGGCTCGGCGGGCGCGGGCGCCGGGGCTGTCGGCGCGGGCTCGGCGGGCGCTGTCGCCGCGGCGGGCGCGGGAATCGCTGCGGGCACGACGTTCTCGGAGAGGGCGGTCTGGTCGGCGAGCAGCACCTCGGGCAGGTAGACCATGGCGCGCATGCCGCCGTAGGCGTTGGGGCCGTCGATGTAGACGGAGAATCCGTAGCGGCGGGCGAGGGCGGAGATGCCGGGGAAGCCGACGCGCGGGGCGGGCCCGAGCTGGTGGATGTCGACCACGCGCTCGCCCGCGAGCACCTGGCGCGCCTCCTCCATCTGCTCGGCGTTCATCCGCACGCCCGCGTCGTCGATGATGATCGTGACACCGTGGTGCCCCTCCTGGAAGGTGATGTCCACGAACGAGGTCGGCGGCGAGTAGCGCAGCGCGTTGTCCACCAGCGTGGCCAGCGTGTGCACCAGCGGCTCGACGGCCCGGCTGACCACCACCCGGTCGAGCTGGTGGGGCCGCACCCGGGTGAAGTCGCGGACGCGGCCGATCGCGCCGCCCACCACGTCGGTGAGGGTCTGCTGCGGCCAGCGGCGGCCCGGCAGGCCACCGCAGACGATCACGTAGGACTGCGCCTGGCGGATCATCTGCTGCACGGTGTGATCGATGCGGGTGAGGGTGGCGTAGACCTCGTCGCTGCGATGCTCGCGCAGCGCGGCGCTCACCACCTGGCCGACGTCGGCGCCGAGGCTGACCACCGAGGTGCCGAACGCGCGCACGGCCGCGCTGGTGGCCTCGCGCGAGGACGCCTCCATCTCGCGCCGGGCCGCGGCGCGGGCCTCGGCCTCGGCCCGCGAAATCGCCTCCTGCGCCTCGTAATCGGCCTCGCGGCGGGTCTGGTCGCGCACCTCGGCGGCGTACTGGCGCAGGTCGGCGGCGTAGCGCTCGGCGACGCTCTGCAACAGCTGCCCGAACCGGCTCGGGCCGCTCACGACCGGTAGTTCGGTGACCTCGTCCGCCCGGCGCACCGTCTCGGTCACGAAAGGCAGTGTGCCGCTGGCGAAGTGCTCGAGCTCCTCTTCCTGCATGCGCAGCGACCGCTCGGCGGCGTCGGCGCGGGAGCGCTGGCGCACCGCGTAGGAGGCCGCGTACAGCGCCGCTATGACGGCTGCCAGGAGAACTGCGGCGAGGATCCACGTAATCGTCACGGCGGTAGATTGATTCATCAGTTCCCTCGTCGCCGGTTGCCCGGCCGCCTCGTCCTT contains:
- a CDS encoding DUF742 domain-containing protein, with amino-acid sequence MRHRRDPDLVRAYVRTGGRMRATRELDLVTLVVAALDPAPGMSPDARRVMGVCSRRGALSIAEVAAYLDLPPSVVKIVASDLLDSGHLVNPAPAEALPEVALLEEVLNGLRALAV
- a CDS encoding cytochrome P450, translated to MYTAEFAADPHRVYRELRRRYGSLAPVELAPGVPATLVVGYRTAVRILNDPEHFPADPRAWQKTVPADSPVLPMLEWRPNAQRSAGLEHIRYRQANVESIADVDLHALHGVVERIAVPLINAFCEDGGADLVSQYAFPLAFESVNALLGCPPEIGWRIAAGQAAVWEGVDADEGNRTAAEAVLELVRLKRSRPGEDIVSRLVAHPTRLSDEELSHQIVTLYGAGIEPQRNLIANALRLLLTDDRFASGVHGGSLPTHDALDEVLFTDPPGANYCVSYPRQPIVVDDVWLPAHQPVVVSMAACNNDPAVGAREFTDNRSHLAWSVGPHSCPARSPAYLIAQGAIDQLLDALPEMRLAVPDTELAWRPGPFHRALAALPVVFPVGRPLTVP
- a CDS encoding roadblock/LC7 domain-containing protein, translating into MSTPGTTVADGSNKLAWMLEDLTVPGVRFAVLLSEDGLRIAHSGAIGLDDAERFAAAASGLRSLGKALGEFCGAANSVRQNMTEYDDGMIFITTAGEGALIGVSTTTDVDVSLVAHRMNELAARVGRELGSLPRHR
- a CDS encoding sensor histidine kinase, which gives rise to MNQSTAVTITWILAAVLLAAVIAALYAASYAVRQRSRADAAERSLRMQEEELEHFASGTLPFVTETVRRADEVTELPVVSGPSRFGQLLQSVAERYAADLRQYAAEVRDQTRREADYEAQEAISRAEAEARAAARREMEASSREATSAAVRAFGTSVVSLGADVGQVVSAALREHRSDEVYATLTRIDHTVQQMIRQAQSYVIVCGGLPGRRWPQQTLTDVVGGAIGRVRDFTRVRPHQLDRVVVSRAVEPLVHTLATLVDNALRYSPPTSFVDITFQEGHHGVTIIIDDAGVRMNAEQMEEARQVLAGERVVDIHQLGPAPRVGFPGISALARRYGFSVYIDGPNAYGGMRAMVYLPEVLLADQTALSENVVPAAIPAPAAATAPAEPAPTAPAPAPAEPAEETSTVHEITPGGLPRRRRRTVAVSTLSRGPRTDTPLSRAEIASADARLTRIATAPPAADDPAFPRTDTALPRPDIAAAWHTGSQSGRAAAYETTEGMTS
- a CDS encoding GTP-binding protein, yielding MGSALSPSERPTALPEQRTVDYVPDTVTRSVKLLVAGNFGVGKTTFVNSVSEIRPLRTEETITEASVGVDDMAGLPGKTTTTVAMDFGRITLNPQLALYLFGTPGQQRFVPLWEELARGALGALVLVDTRRIDRADEVLAVLEERGVPYAVAVNEFEGATRYPLEEIREALDLEPETPLGALDARRRSGCVHSLITLVEYLFLRSESRR